One genomic segment of Heptranchias perlo isolate sHepPer1 chromosome 3, sHepPer1.hap1, whole genome shotgun sequence includes these proteins:
- the arf1 gene encoding ADP-ribosylation factor 1, whose product MGLAFIKSIFGRKEMRILMVGLDAAGKTTILYKLKLGEIVTTIPTIGFNVETVEYRNISFTVWDVGGQDKIRPLWRHYFQNTQGLIFVVDSNDRERVNEAKEELMRMLAEDELRDAVLLLFANKQDLPNAMNAAEITDKLGLHSLRQRNWYIQATCATSGDGLYEGLDWLSNQFKNTK is encoded by the exons ATGGGGCTTGCATTCATAAAATCCATATTTGGCAGAAAGGAAATGCGTATTCTCATGGTGGGTCTAGATGCAGCTGGCAAGACCACCATTTTATACAAACTTAAATTGGGTGAAATTGTAACCACTATTCCCACTATAG GCTTCAACGTAGAAActgtggaatataggaacattagtTTTACAGTGTGGGACGTGGGTGGACAGGACAAAATCCGCCCACTTTGGCGCCACTACTTTCAGAACACACAAG GTTTGATTTTTGTGGTTGACAGTAatgacagggagagagtgaatgaagCTAAAGAAGAGTTGATGAGAATGCTCGCAGAAGATGAGCTTCGAGATGCGGTGTTGTTACTTTTCGCAAATAAACAG GACCTGCCTAATGCAATGAATGCCGCAGAGATCACAGATAAGCTGGGTCTGCATTCTCTCCGCCAGAGGAACTGGTACATCCAGGCAACCTGTGCAACCAGCGGTGACGGCCTGTACGAAGGACTGGACTGGCTGTCCAACCAGTTCAAAAACACCAAATAA